CAACAACTACTGAACCCAAAATGGGAGGAAATTTTCACGTGTACTTGTCGTTGATTTTCTTAATAGCCTCTCTAGCTAGCCTTCCCTAAATGGGAGGAAATTTTTAGCGGGTCAGTCATGCGCTTGTTCTTCCCTTTCTACTTAGTtgagtcatgtaatttttcttcttataGATAGGTAAGtcatgtaatttttctttttttaaagcatatatatatatatacacgattGTGGCAGCTCTTTTGGATTAAGAATTAAATCATaaatccatttttttctttttgagagTTGTATCCGAGCAAAATCACAAACTGCATAAACTATTTATATATATAATGAAAAGTCAATTATTATTTGCCTTGTTTCTTTCTATTAGACTATTGGTAATGGTTGCTTCAGAGGAGATTGACGACGCCTATTGCCCTGTGGATGAAGAAGATAAAATACGTCAAGTAAGAACTAGTGATACTGTGTAGCTTGATAGTTTTTTAAACCAATATTTTCACTTACTATTTGTAGTTTTTAAACAGGCCTACTATATCGGTGGAGATGCTTCCTTCGAACTAAGAGTACAGTGGGGTTATTCAAGATGTAATACTTTTGCCAACATTGATTGCAGACCTGATATTCCAAAAGAATTTACCATCCATGGTTTATGGAGGGACAATGGATATAATCAGGGACGACCATTAGTGAACACTGTGTACAAAACAAGAAAGGTAATGTTATGTGATTTTGTACAGAATTTTTCTGCTCGGTTTTCGTCGGAGtactaattattttattttattttgtgaacagataaataagaaagttcaagagaagatgaaaaagtgtTGGGCAAGCATGGATCTTCATAATGGAGAAGTAAATGACGCTTATTTCTGGTCGCATGAGTGGGTTCGTCATGGCCAGTATACTGGCTGGTCTCAAGGTTGTTATTTTTCAGAGGCGGTAAACCTATTTGAGAAGCAAGAAATAACCGGTGTTATACTCACACGTTTCCCTCCTGGACCTACCCAAACTCTTAGTGTGAGGGATTTGGAAAGAGGCGTTCATGCTGAGAAAAATATCATTGTGTTTGTGAAGTGCAACACCAACAAGGATGATGACCAACAGTTGCAAGAAATTGGCATTTATTATCGCTATAAAGGAGGCAAATGGTCTGCAATTGACCACCCAAAGCAATCAGAGTGCAATACCAACATTCCCATGGTCTTTCCGTACGAATGAGTCAATTTTTTTTAGATAATTAATATTTAATAGAGGAAAGCGGTCTAAGATATTTGATTTCGTGTAAGCTTGGCAATAATAAACTTTCCCCTTATCATTTACGTTTTTTGGTAGTAAGCTTTCCTGTATCATCTTCTCTCTATTACTGTGTTAGTAAGTTATCTTTGTTATTCAAATTATGCAGTACTTGAATATTTTCGACTATGATCCCTTTTTGAATGGATTGGATATGTTAAACTAAAAGAGTTTAGTGTTGCAGTATTTCGAATGTATATGGATGCACGATACACTCATCTACTTCATTGAACATATGCTTAATTAATTGGAAAACATTAGTTATCATTGACTACAAGCAATCTCTTAAATTTTTTCTAACAGTAGAAGTAATGCTTAATACTTCAATATCTTTTGTCTCcctctaaaataaataaaagaatttAATTCTAAGGAACTCATTTTTTGGTGTAAAAGAATTTCACAATCGATTAAATGAAAATTTATCAGGAACCAACATTTTTGAACTGCAACTTGACTCAATCCTCCAAAAAGCTTTGTACACAGTCCGGTCATTGCTTGCCATCATCTCTGCAGTCGCGCACCACAATTCGTCCTACATAAACAATAAAGAACCTTCAAAAAGTGTCACAAACAGTGAGATTTATGTAAGAAACGCCGAAAGAACCGAGCTTGTAAGTGTGAGTGATATGTATTTGCACTTATAAGGGCAAAATGTCGATCTGCAACAATGCATTCTCATTTTGATTTGTAATAATGGGAAAGGGAAAGTGGATGATTCTAATAATGGGAAAGGGAAGCGATCACCAATCTAGTGTTTGATGTTTGATATTGagttgtttaattttgatttgtagAAATTTTACGAGGTGAGTTTCCAATAGAAGTACTATAGTAATTTGACGAGGTGGGTTTcccattctttctcattttgctaatcattttcattcaattgatttatacACATTCGTAGTATTTAATTTAAAATTTATATGTTCTACATATTTTCTACGATAATAATTCACTTCTTCATTCCCGTCCATTTCTAATACATTACTCGAAATTCTATCTAATTGAATGCCGAAGGTAATTACCGAATTTGTTTCCAATCATTACCTAGCTCTTGACTTTATATTGGCCAGATAAATTTGAAAAATCGTATTCCTTGTCCGTTTTGTAATTAGCACAATTTGTATGATCTTAAATACTATTTATATCCTAATTtcgtgattaaaaaaaaaattgggacagagaaaagaaagaatcggaaaaatctgattcctatgatttaacatgaaattgatttaggtgttttatcaaaaccttgaaaattttaaaattatatcattaattcttttttttcttcaaaaaatcgGTGGAAAAATCGGTCAATTTTCCCGATTTACTGTCAGTAGTTCCCATCCTCGGTGAACTATTGATggacattcagttaaaataatggaTAACTGGATAAACCAATTTATGTAAGAGAAATTGAATAAGGCCGAGCGAATTGGATAATATTGATAGATAAAGGGTGAAATACACAAAGGTCGATggacattcagttaaaataaGGGATAActagataaaccaatctatctaaGAGAAACTGAGTGAGGTCCAACGATATTGGGTAAGATTAAGTCAAAACGAAGGAATTTTAGTTTATTTGATCGATAACCATATAAACTCATGGAATCTAAGAAAAATTGAGTGAGATCCAATAACATTGGACAAGATTgataaataatgtctttaattaaTTAAGGTCGATGAACATTCAATTAAAATGATAGATAACTAAAGAACCTAATAATTTTTGGGAAAATCTGAGTGAGGCCGATTGACATTGGGTAAGATTGAAAAATAACAAGTGAAATTAAGTGAAGCCACGAAAATTCGGTTTATTTGATAGATAACAATGTGGCGAAATCGACTTAGGTCGATCGATTGAGATGCACTTGTATAAACCAAACAGTAGTTTTCGGATAACAGGGCCGGTCTAATTTAAATCGAAACCGAAGAAATAGAAGTAGAGACAGACTGCATATCTAATATGTGCGAAGcagaaagagaaagcacaaaaggacaAAGAGAAAACATcaagaaaacacactttccttgatccATATGACAATCTTAAATCAAATCTTTATCGTCCAAAGATTTTCATAATCCGtatgcaaccttatcttcttcaccataaataaatGTCTTCAACACCACAGAACTCGtcattttcagatctgaaaataTGGGC
This window of the Papaver somniferum cultivar HN1 unplaced genomic scaffold, ASM357369v1 unplaced-scaffold_142, whole genome shotgun sequence genome carries:
- the LOC113335383 gene encoding intracellular ribonuclease LX-like translates to MKKCWASMDLHNGEVNDAYFWSHEWVRHGQYTGWSQGCYFSEAVNLFEKQEITGVILTRFPPGPTQTLSVRDLERGVHAEKNIIVFVKCNTNKDDDQQLQEIGIYYRYKGGKWSAIDHPKQSECNTNIPMVFPYE